A stretch of DNA from Babesia bovis T2Bo chromosome 2, whole genome shotgun sequence:
ATTACAATGCTCTATTCCTTCACATATCTTTGTGCCACGTTCACCTGTGTACAGACGCTCTAGTATACGTCCACCTGTCTCCGTGGGAGGGGGAATATTTGCAACGACAAAGTCCACAAGACCGCTGGGATCCTTGAACATCTCACTAAACACTTTCTGTAAAATCCTGGTAGTATCCATGCGATAGTCCGAAGCACGTAGGGATATTCCCAATTGATCCAATATTGGAGTCAGCTCCTGACGCTCATCTGAGGCAACATGTGAAAAGATCTTGTACAGTGGATCTAAAATAAATGCTACAAAGGAACGTTGCAACTGTGTTTCTACAATGTTTCCCTCAGAATCCTCAATCATAACAACCTCCTCCTTAGTGAACGATTGGGTATCAGGGTTATAATATGTGTCACCCCAAAGAGCACTACCTACAGTAGATGCATCACCAGATGAAGCGTATAACATAGCAAATGACTCCAATGTGAAGAATATGCCATATTTAGCAGAAGCAAAAAGGACATTGCCACGTAAAGGATTTAGAACTACTTTATCACGGCCGATAACGGAgcatatatttgatatgtAGTCATTTAAATCCGCAATAGTATGTCGTATCTTCATATAGGCATCTGCCGGAGGTATCTTCATCTCCAGTATCAACCTATCCAGGCAATTTAGTAATAAACAGAAAGAGACTTTTGACTTCAAACAGTGTTTTAAAATCAACTCAACCGTGGTAGTGCGACCCATCAATACATCAACTACCACTACACAACCATCAGATATGCTCTGGGCCTGTATAAACTCATCGATAAAGTTTATATGACCAGGAGTATCGAAAAGATTTAAAATATACGATTTGTGTTTCAAAACGTCGCCGCTTAAACCGCCGGTCTCTGTTTGAAATACTAATGAAATTGGAGTTGATTTGATCGACATCTGACGCGCTTGCTCATCTAAACGAGTGTCTGTATACCGGGTGAAACTGGTATCAAAACCTTCTGCACAGTCAGGAGCGGGGTATCTACTGTAGTTAATGAACCGATCGATTAAAGTTGTCTTCCCATGGTGGAAGTCGCCACAAATGCAGACATTTCTAATGAATTGAGGTTGACGCATCAACGATGTCATAAAATGAAAAGTAAACCTATTCCGTGGAATCTTCTCCTCCAAAATATCGAAACATTTTGCACTAATATCGTCATCCAAGCGCTTAATACTGCTAACTCTATCTACGCGCGTCTCGTAAGACTTTACAATAGGCTCATCAATGGTCTGTGTATCCTCATGCTGAATGAAAATCTCTACATCCTTAAACCTGTCGTCCGCTATCGTAGTGATAGCTTCCGGAACTATGTCTTCCGGTCCAATCCTCGTTACATGATTACTCGGGACGGAATCATCGACGCTTGCATCAGAATCCAGACCACCATCTCCATCCTCGTCCAATAGTGGACCTATATAGTTACCAAACTCATCATACAAGTTATCATCCATACTTCCGTGCTTTATCTAATATATAAGCGGCCAATTTGTTGACCTTCCGTGCCATGGATTCCCCACAGGCACTGTATCTGCCGTTTGCCAGTTTAAACCCTCAAATTATCCATTCTGGCGATTGCAAAAGGTTGACTTATGCAGGTGTTAGCCCGTATAATTTACACATCGATCGTTGTTGACCATTCTGTCCAATGCAAACACCCCGTATTACTAACTCATTATATAGCTAAAGAAAGTGCACATACAAAGCTTAAAATGCATTTATGACACCAAACGATGACTTTCCATCCTGTTTCAATCAGttggtgtgtatatttGATTGACTTTTGACTGTTTCCTCCCATACACCTGATGCATCAGTGTCTATTACAGCACACACCTAATGTTTATCTTCAGTATAAAAACTACATCATTCGATAAGGATTctaaaatgtatatagaaatgtagtcaTATTGTAAATATTGATTGAACATACTCGCAATTCAGCATGAATACGTTTAACAAACTAGATTGTGCAACAGATTTGTGGCGTCAAGGTTGTCCATGGATTCCTTCTTGTAACTAGAATTATAGTATACAGAAATGTATATGCGTTATATTCCATGGTTAGTGGGCTTTTTGTCCACTTGTTTCACTGCTAAGTTTGAGGGTTGTGACGTTGTTGTGGATTCGTCTATATGTATCACAAACGGTAATACGATAGTCCTACCGAAGTCACATAGAAACGGTCGTTTACTTCACTACACATTTGATGAAGACATAGCAGTTGACTCTAGTGGGAATGGAAATCATGCCATTGGAGCATTGATAGGCCGTTCTGGCTTTGGAGGTGTTGGAAATGCAGCTTACTTCAGAAAGAATTTTATTTACCTGAATGACTCACAACTGTTACACGTACGGGAATTCACAGTCGCATTCTTCATATTCTTACTAATGGATGAAGTGTCCATAACAAATGCCCAAAAAGTAAATTCTTACTGCCCTATTGTGCATAAGGGTATTCGTAACTCTTCTATCAGTGAATGTTCACCTGAAGTAGCTATAAATCCAAAAGATGGGCGCTTGAGGATACTCCTATCGGTTGAATCGAACCACACAATGGAGATTGACTCTAACTATAGATTGCAACCACATCAGTGGTATCATATAACCGTGGTCAAAGATAACGCTACCGTAACCCTCTACATAAACGGTTAGtttcattaacatataatatacttGCTGCAGGAATAGTGGACTTTGTCTACAGTACGAAAGGTACGTCgatatgtataacatgGGAAGTTTTGCAGGATATGTACGTTTTAATCCACTCCCGCTCTATATAGGGGCTTCACCGTACCTTTCTATGTGTGATGTGCCAATGCTTATAGATGAATTCTCTATCTACTCTAGGGTAAGCATTCAACGTGAGAGCTAAGATGTATTTGCAGGCCCTGGGTCGTGACGAGATACAAGCAGAAGCCTCTTCCGTTATGGGCGGTATCGAAccatcatatataacagtAGGATGCAGCAACTGTGGGTACGTAAAGGGTTTGTTAATATctattctatatatagaaaACAAGAAGCTATGGAATCATGTCCACACGGTTATCATCTATGTAACAAATTTGAATTGTACACAGGTATTTCTAGAATTACTACAAACACTTTTTTCAGGAGGTTATAAAGCTGCGCTTAGGCTATCGATTCCTCCAAACACCATTATGGCAGCCGCAAGTGCTGAACCTTCCTATGGTGTTGCACTGTGTTGTGCTAATCTACAAGACTAAACTTGTTCTTCAGGGCCTTAGTGCGCTGCATTATGAATTATTGTGTTTCATGTCGAAAACGCAGGGATTTGCAAATACAAGCATCGTGAATACGACGATATTAGACATGAAATGTGCAGATGGAATGCTGCAAACTGGCACCAATATGCAATTAAAAAGGCGGTCCATAGCAAcctatattttaaaatactACGCAGTAATATATTGCCACATTGATATCAGCAAATGTAACAACATTCAATGTACAGGTGGACATAGACATGGGTGTATAGTGCATTACATAATCTATTCCTCACCTCTAAAGTGTCCAGCGCATTCTCCAAAATCTCCGTACGGTTAGTACCCCGAAGCTTATCTACAAGTAGCTTCTTAGACTCAAACTTCTTTGGGTCAAGTTCGACCTCTGGTCCCATACGGAATTTGCAATCAGATATCGCTTGTTTCAGCTCAGGAGCTAGTTGATATTATGatttttaaaatgtatTGCAACTTACAAATACTAAGATTACTTGCCGACATTGGTTCgtattgatgtgtattgaTTCTAAAAACCGCCAACACATTCTAACTCGGGCCCAAGGAATGCTCTTAATGGCAGTATTCCATATGTTTCAGGTACTTTCGAGTctttttattatattgttacaCAACGCAAGTCAACCTTCTTCATCATGGCGTGTTCAAATGAATCCTCGTCATGGATGGTACCATGCTAATATGCCAAACCGTCCTAAAATTCTAATCCAAGCCAACAATGATGCAAAGGATTATAAATCTAACGTAAGTATTCATTGCTATGCGTTCAAATTTATATCAGTCGGACTACCTGGCTAAAGTGGATGAATTCCACATTCGAACACGAACGTTGTTCCTTAGTGGTGAACTCAATGATGAAAAATCATACAGATTGATAAATCAGATATTTCGAATGAATGAAGAAAATCccaatgaaaatataaaattttACATCAATTCGCCGGGAGGATCTGTGTCAGCAGGTTAGCAGCATTGCTATGAATAATATCGTGGTATAGGATTAGCAATATACGACATTTTACAAAGTCTTAAAATGCGTGTAGAGACCATATGTATCGGACAAGCAGCATCTATGGGTGCGTTTCTGCTTGCTGCTGGAGCAAAGGGGTTGCGATCCGCAATGCCAAACTCACGTATCATGATCCATCAACCATTGGGAGGTGCACATGGCGAAGTTACTGATATAAAAATACAGGCTAATGAAATACTACACATTCGGCAAATATTGAATGCACATTTTTCGCACTTCACCGGAAAATCCATAGAACAAGTGGAGCAAGATTGTGAACGAGATTACTATATGCGCCCGTCGGAAGCCATGGAATATGGTCTTATTGATCGAATATGTACTACACGAACATCACATATACCCATTCCGACAGCACCAGTCATTGAATAACTAAATTGTTCAACGTCCATATAGCAGCCCATTGATAAATGTTGAGACTTTAGGACATGGTTGCAACGTAAAATCAATGCAACGATATAGCTGTTGTATATTGGATCTACTCATGTGAACTTACAGTTCACATTTTCATCTCACCCGAATAACCTGCAGAAATATGgttttatataacataattaGGTTATAGTCAGATATTATGGTTGCACTCGAATTAGAGTCATGGAAACGATTGAATCATGCACCCAACTAAATTCTAGTATCCGTTGTTAACATAATACTCCATTTCACTAATTGCATCTAATCAATTCCAGAGTGATGGACAAATCATTAAACGCGataaatatgatataattCACAAGTGTTACCACGATTCgtatgaaatatatcaatagaACTATGAATGTTATTCGTCCAAAATAACAGGGGAAATCGACGTCACAGAAGTAACAGAGATAATTACATTAGAAACATTATGACTAACACAGTAACTAATTGCGGTGTGAATGAGTATATTTGTAGTATATAGCAGAATGATTATTTGCAATATGAATTAATATGGTTTGCGCAAGAAGTTTCATCTCAAAACGTAATCTACATTGAGCATTCGGCTATTATTGccattttattttatataagtACAGTCATTTAGGCCTTGGCGTCAATCTGAACGCGGCGCATCTCAGAGAATTGAGAGCACTCGATCCTGATGTCCAAAATACCATTAGAGTAGCCAACGCTAATGCTCTTGTCAATGGCGTTGTTGGGAAGCTTGAAACGCCTGTAGAAGTAACCAACCTTACGCTCACGAATGTGAATGTCCAAGTTGTTACCGAATTTCTCGTAAAGCTCATCCTTGTTACGAGGGCCGCTGATGATCAATTCACCCCAACCACACTCAACATTGATGTCAGTGCTGCTGAAACCAGGAAGTTCCATCAACAAAACCAATTTGTTGTTGTCAGCATCAAAGAAAGTGTCCACAGTTGGGTTGAAAGTAATCGGGTTCTCCAACTCCTTAGGAGGAGGAATCTCAAGAAGAGTGTTCTGTGGGACAGTGGTAGAAGGCTTGTAGATGACAGATGGCTTCTCACTCTGCAATAATATTAATGAATGCACTATTTATGCCAACATGATTTCGACGATTTTCACCTGACAATTTATTCTGCGTCTTATACATAAATTACAATATACTAAGGAAAAGAGAATAGAATAATTCTTCAGTTCTTTAGATCAAATTAACTTACGTAGTCGTGGCTCTTGATAGGGAGACCAGTCTGCTCGTCGATGATGACCTCCTGGTCGGCGTTGTTGCACCTCATAATACACGACATCTTGACGGATTCGTATGGAAATCGACAGGAATCTATAGAGGAATGCTGtataattttatatactgTATACAAATAagttataatataaaacggAATGATTAGTATACACAGTGAAACGGCAACCACAACAGGTGCACGTGCCACACAGGGCGCGTTGTGGTATATGCGGGGTGTCGCAACAACTGAATCTTGTGTCAAGCAAAACGAATGGTTGCATTGCATATACACATGTATAGTAGACTATAAATGGATATGTTTTCTATCGTATGATTCCATGACGCCTGCATTTGTTACGTGTATTCTACCCTCAAAAAGGCCCCGCTACACATGTCGTTGTGCACTCTTTTACATAAATTAAATGATGCAAAGAATCGACAGTGTTTAACAAAAATAATTTTCTTTTATGTCACAATATGAATAAATCGCCATTATGTGTATTAACCTGTATAATAGACTGTccgatgtgtaacatgttGCGTTGAGAGCAATAACAGAGGGAAATAACACCTCTGATACGATTTTCCGATAAATGAAGTGTCAATATGAgttttatatcatattttctataatataatacatGCACACCTATTTTCTTAGGGAGTGTTATTCATTATTAGACATTTGTCCCGAACAACGCGACCTGATTCACTCCGACTTTGTAAACGTAGCAGCTATCCGAtctggatatatataacaatacaATATGAAACTTACCTATCTCTGAGATGAATTTTGGGGATTGGAATCTCATCGACATCAATGGGTTGCATATGGTCATCGCAAATAAAGTGTGAATTTTTTCAAAAAACTGTAAAGCATGAATGAAACTGATATTTTAATTACTCGTTTTATTGTAGTTGGATGTAAATCCTGATCATTGAATATACCAATGACTGTAAAACCGGTAGCAGCAGAGTACGCATGAATTTTGTAAAATTCCTCACCCACTAAGGTTGGGGTAATAAAACCGAGATAAGGTTCAGCATTATCTCTAGCAGTTGAAGAATAATGTTGAATTACCACTGTGATGCCATCATTATTGTAAAAGTTGAACATACGCTTTTCCTGTATGATATCCATCGCGGCGTAAGCGGATAAATGTAGATCAGCTTCATTGTGACCAGCAAATGTTCGCCATACAATTAGCTCGCGCTGCATAATATGTGTCCACATATTTCGTATGATATTAGCTTACTTGTTCACCGATTATTGCGATAAAAATGACAATGTTAGTATCGTTGTTCATAGTAGAAGCGTTGTATATGGTGTAATAGTTTGCATTGGTCGTTACATAATTTTGTGTAGATATGCATTAAGTGTTTTCATGCAATTATATCTCTAGAATCTTGATTATATAGCCGCATTTTATATTTGGTGTGTGGCAAAACTTCGTGGATAAACATTGATTATTAACAGTGATAGGTGTTAGAAAAGACAGATGTTAAATAGTCAGGCATTTAAGCCTTCATATTTTTTACGTATATGTCGCCGATGGAAAGTAACAAATAATGCACATCGCAACGCTTTAAGCACATCGCCTTCAGTGATCGTCAAAAGGGATGTTATATCTAGATACCATTTTCCTAAAAATAAAGATGCGCTTTTGTTAGAAACAGAACGTTTAAACCATGCCGAACGCGTTTATCAGCACTTATCTATAGGTAACAACGTATTTTGTCTAGTTCAAGGTATGCAGCATTCCCCTTTATCGCATTTGTAATTGCTTTATCTGTGCCGCTGGGAATAATTGTGGCGTTCCTGTTCAATGACAAGCAGAAGTGTGTTTTAAAAGTAGATAAGTGCAATTGTTTTATAGGCTCAATAAAGCTCTTATAGACAGTGTAGAATCTTCGGTGAATAATACTAGCCTACAATTGATCACAGCTAAGGATTTAATAAAGCTTGTGCACGCTAGGGTACCGACAATAATACTATATTTCCATCCTAGTGGAAATGACGAACAAGCGAATATGCTTAATTTGCACTCTGTTCTGCTGAAGGAAATATCCGCTTTAAAGGGGTGAGctctatataaataaacgTATATAGATCTATGGTGTTTATCAGTAGATTTTATGTCTTTTTGttgtttcatttttataacCTCTACTGATGATAGCTTAAATGATATTGATGGACACGCTCCTCATTGtcatgaaatataaacgGTTGTTCGCCCACAATAACCAATGATGAGAAATTACATACAGATCGCCTCTAAATGTTTATCGGCTCAATGTAATGGAACAGTCGGACGCACTCAATCCTTTGTTGAAAAATGCAATTAAAAATGCGCCTGGAGTTTTTATGCAGTTGGTCATACCTACTGAGAATGAATCTAATGTGATTTCCATACAACCTCCAATATCCGTCGAATCGTTTGTTGTACACATAGCTAGTTTGTTGGAGCATTTTGGGATGAAATTTTCTAAGGACAGTGATGAATTATCTGCGTTGGACAGACGATTATTACGCGTAAAGCGGTGCTTTTTCAACTTGAGTATGAATGGCCAAGTACGATTTTTAGAAAGTCCGAACCTTTCGATTTTAGAAAAACAATGTGAACAGAATTTGGAACGTACtaaaacaatattatgATAATGTGAGTTTAAAATGAATTTTATATGTAGTTCTAACTGTTTGATATAGTGACAATATAACTATCCATTGTTACACGTATTCTATAAAGAATATCTAGATTCTTTGTTCCTTCTAACTGCTGTATCACATAAACTCATTTTTGAAAATAAAATTGGTTATCATAGTGCAGTGTtttcgttatatatatatatatatatactctaAA
This window harbors:
- a CDS encoding Concanavalin A-like lectin/glucanases family protein, coding for MYMRYIPWLVGFLSTCFTAKFEGCDVVVDSSICITNGNTIVLPKSHRNGRLLHYTFDEDIAVDSSGNGNHAIGALIGRSGFGGVGNAAYFRKNFIYLNDSQLLHVREFTVAFFIFLLMDEVSITNAQKVNSYCPIVHKGIRNSSISECSPEVAINPKDGRLRILLSVESNHTMEIDSNYRLQPHQWYHITVVKDNATVTLYINGIVDFVYSTKGYVRFNPLPLYIGASPYLSMCDVPMLIDEFSIYSRALGRDEIQAEASSVMGGIEPSYITVGCSNCGKQEAMESCPHGYHLCNKFELYTGGYKAALRLSIPPNTIMAAASAEPSYGVALCCANLQD
- a CDS encoding ATP-dependent Clp protease proteolytic subunit family protein, encoding MCIDSKNRQHILTRAQGMLLMAVFHMFQVLSSLFIILLHNASQPSSSWRVQMNPRHGWYHANMPNRPKILIQANNDAKDYKSNSDYLAKVDEFHIRTRTLFLSGELNDEKSYRLINQIFRMNEENPNENIKFYINSPGGSVSAGLAIYDILQSLKMRVETICIGQAASMGAFLLAAGAKGLRSAMPNSRIMIHQPLGGAHGEVTDIKIQANEILHIRQILNAHFSHFTGKSIEQVEQDCERDYYMRPSEAMEYGLIDRICTTRTSHIPIPTAPVIE
- a CDS encoding Hsp20/alpha crystallin family protein, which codes for MSCIMRCNNADQEVIIDEQTGLPIKSHDYNKLSGENRRNHSEKPSVIYKPSTTVPQNTLLEIPPPKELENPITFNPTVDTFFDADNNKLVLLMELPGFSSTDINVECGWGELIISGPRNKDELYEKFGNNLDIHIRERKVGYFYRRFKLPNNAIDKSISVGYSNGILDIRIECSQFSEMRRVQIDAKA
- a CDS encoding Sedlin N-terminal conserved region family protein, translating into MNNDTNIVIFIAIIGEQRELIVWRTFAGHNEADLHLSAYAAMDIIQEKLVIQHYSSTARDNAEPYLGFITPTLVGEEFYKIHAYSAATGFTVIGIFNDQDLHPTTIKRFFEKIHTLFAMTICNPLMSMRFQSPKFISEIDRIAATFTKSE
- a CDS encoding putative integral membrane protein — its product is MLNSQAFKPSYFLRICRRWKVTNNAHRNALSTSPSVIVKRDVISRYHFPKNKDALLLETERLNHAERVYQHLSIAFPFIAFVIALSVPLGIIVAFLFNDKQKLNKALIDSVESSVNNTSLQLITAKDLIKLVHARVPTIILYFHPSGNDEQANMLNLHSVLLKEISALKGSPLNVYRLNVMEQSDALNPLLKNAIKNAPGVFMQLVIPTENESNVISIQPPISVESFVVHIASLLEHFGMKFSKDSDELSALDRRLLRVKRCFFNLSMNGQVRFLESPNLSILEKQCEQNLERTKTIL